Proteins co-encoded in one Methylobacterium sp. WL1 genomic window:
- a CDS encoding CoA transferase, with protein MDEIGRSDDRSAQALEDEVATAPVRPLPLAGLRVLDVTQVMAGPFCSMLLADLGADVIKIEPPGTGDQTRGAMGFKMKGPDSMGFLNMNRNKRSIAINLKSEAGRALFMTLVATADILVENYRPGVMKKLGLGYDVLRAHNPRLIYASISGFGQSGPWAMRPGYDLMAQAMSGVMSVTGHPGGPPVKAGVPVADIGCALFCVYGILSAYIGRQTSGEGQYIDASLFDSALAFSIWDISEYWGTGRIPKPLGTANLMSAPYQAVRASDGYFVMGATNQKLWRLLCEVLARADLVDDPRFVDIPARLANRDVLIGELEKSFAERTAEEWVTHLLAVGIPAGRMNTYPEAFESEHGRHREMRIEVPHPNEGSVPNIGFPVKFSGTPPRTRMHAPLLGEHTESLLRELGLGEDETEALRAGGAFAP; from the coding sequence ATGGATGAGATCGGCCGTTCCGACGATCGCTCGGCTCAGGCGCTGGAGGATGAGGTTGCTACCGCACCCGTCCGGCCGCTGCCGCTCGCAGGCCTGCGCGTTCTCGACGTCACGCAGGTGATGGCGGGTCCGTTCTGCAGCATGCTGCTGGCGGATCTCGGCGCCGACGTCATCAAGATCGAACCACCCGGCACGGGCGACCAGACCCGCGGCGCGATGGGGTTCAAGATGAAGGGGCCCGACAGCATGGGCTTCCTCAACATGAACCGGAACAAGCGCAGCATCGCGATCAACCTGAAGAGCGAGGCCGGCCGCGCGTTATTCATGACGCTCGTGGCCACCGCCGATATTCTGGTCGAGAACTACCGTCCGGGCGTGATGAAGAAGCTCGGGCTCGGTTACGACGTGCTGCGCGCGCACAATCCGCGTCTGATCTATGCCAGCATCTCGGGCTTCGGTCAGTCCGGTCCCTGGGCGATGCGGCCGGGCTACGATCTGATGGCTCAGGCGATGTCCGGGGTGATGAGCGTGACCGGCCATCCCGGCGGGCCGCCGGTCAAGGCGGGCGTGCCGGTAGCCGATATCGGCTGCGCCTTGTTCTGCGTCTACGGGATCCTGAGCGCGTATATCGGCCGGCAGACGAGCGGCGAAGGCCAGTACATCGACGCGTCGCTGTTCGACTCCGCCCTGGCGTTCTCGATCTGGGACATCTCGGAATACTGGGGTACCGGCCGCATCCCGAAGCCGCTCGGCACCGCGAACCTGATGAGCGCCCCCTATCAGGCCGTGCGCGCTTCGGACGGCTACTTCGTCATGGGCGCGACCAACCAGAAGCTCTGGCGGCTGCTATGCGAGGTGCTTGCGCGGGCCGACCTCGTCGATGACCCGCGCTTCGTCGACATCCCGGCCCGACTCGCCAACCGCGACGTGCTGATTGGCGAGTTGGAGAAGAGCTTTGCCGAACGGACCGCCGAGGAATGGGTGACCCACCTGCTCGCGGTCGGCATTCCGGCCGGCCGGATGAACACCTATCCGGAAGCGTTCGAAAGCGAGCACGGCCGCCATCGTGAGATGCGGATCGAGGTCCCGCATCCCAATGAGGGTAGCGTCCCCAACATCGGTTTCCCTGTGAAGTTCTCGGGCACACCGCCCCGCACCCGGATGCATGCACCGCTTCTGGGCGAGCATACGGAGAGCCTGCTCCGGGAACTCGGTCTCGGCGAAGACGAAACCGAGGCGCTGCGCGCGGGAGGCGCGTTCGCACCGTGA
- a CDS encoding sulfite exporter TauE/SafE family protein, translated as MEAVPALLAAAPQPGTLVAIAAAVFAAALIRGFTGFGFALAAVPLLGFSLPPSQCVPLAVALQFCASLSDLPRARRTCHWPSLGWLVAGAVVGSPLGVAALAAASPDVARLGIALICGGGTVALVRGFRFVVLPRGGATLVVGLAAGLCNGLAAMPGPPVVAYYLATPLSPQQGRASLLVFFLATSIASAVSLATAGLLGVSLAIPVAIGIPLIVAGSRVGEALLQRGAGRGHRALSILLLCTVAITSVVQAVSDLLGHPL; from the coding sequence ATGGAAGCCGTTCCCGCCCTGCTGGCGGCCGCGCCCCAGCCGGGGACCCTGGTCGCCATCGCGGCGGCGGTCTTCGCGGCGGCGTTGATCCGCGGCTTCACGGGCTTCGGATTCGCCCTGGCGGCCGTGCCGCTGCTGGGCTTCTCGCTGCCGCCGAGCCAATGCGTCCCGCTCGCCGTCGCCCTTCAGTTCTGCGCAAGCCTGTCCGACCTGCCCCGGGCGCGCCGGACCTGCCACTGGCCCTCGCTCGGCTGGCTCGTCGCCGGTGCGGTGGTCGGATCGCCGCTGGGCGTGGCCGCGCTCGCAGCGGCGAGCCCCGACGTCGCGCGGCTCGGCATCGCGCTGATCTGCGGTGGGGGAACCGTCGCGCTGGTGCGGGGCTTCCGTTTCGTGGTGCTGCCCCGCGGCGGCGCGACGCTGGTGGTCGGGCTGGCGGCCGGCCTGTGCAACGGGCTCGCGGCGATGCCCGGCCCGCCCGTGGTCGCCTATTATCTCGCGACGCCGCTCTCGCCTCAGCAGGGGCGCGCCTCGTTGCTGGTGTTCTTCCTCGCCACGTCGATCGCCAGCGCCGTCAGCCTCGCGACCGCGGGCCTCCTCGGGGTATCCCTGGCGATCCCGGTGGCGATCGGCATCCCGCTCATCGTCGCCGGAAGCCGCGTCGGCGAGGCGCTCCTCCAGCGCGGCGCCGGCCGCGGCCATCGGGCGTTGTCGATCCTGCTCCTCTGTACCGTGGCGATCACGAGCGTGGTGCAGGCGGTCTCAGACCTGCTCGGCCATCCTCTGTGA
- a CDS encoding enoyl-CoA hydratase: protein MSACEREGAVRYRAEDGIAHLTFDRPAARNAMTWRMYEDLADGLARIEADPAIRIAVLRGTGGKAFVAGTDIEQFVGFTGEDGVAYEARIDAYVTGLERVRVPTIAVIEGLAVGGGLAIANACDLRVATPGARFGVPIARTLGNCLSPANLRRLTATLGLSTVKRMLLLADMPTAESLEPLGYLAAIESPKTLDARVVELCQRLLGHAPVTMRVTREMLTALALDPDADGSAGIRTCYGSRDFAEGVRAFLDKKPAVWSDA from the coding sequence GTGAGCGCGTGCGAGCGGGAGGGCGCAGTCCGCTATCGCGCCGAGGACGGCATCGCCCACCTGACCTTCGACCGGCCCGCCGCGCGCAACGCGATGACGTGGCGGATGTACGAAGACCTGGCCGACGGCCTCGCCCGGATCGAGGCTGACCCGGCGATCCGCATTGCGGTCCTGCGCGGGACTGGCGGCAAAGCTTTTGTTGCCGGCACGGACATCGAACAGTTCGTGGGGTTCACCGGGGAGGACGGGGTGGCCTACGAGGCGCGGATCGACGCGTATGTCACTGGACTGGAACGCGTGCGCGTCCCGACAATCGCCGTCATCGAGGGTCTGGCAGTCGGCGGTGGCCTCGCGATCGCCAATGCGTGCGACCTGCGCGTGGCCACACCGGGTGCGCGGTTCGGCGTTCCGATCGCCCGCACCCTCGGCAATTGTCTGTCGCCCGCGAACTTGCGTCGCCTGACGGCGACGCTGGGTCTGAGCACCGTCAAGCGCATGCTTCTGCTCGCCGACATGCCGACGGCCGAGAGCCTGGAGCCGCTCGGCTACCTCGCCGCGATCGAGAGTCCCAAGACCCTCGACGCTCGTGTGGTGGAGCTCTGCCAGCGCCTGCTCGGTCATGCCCCGGTGACCATGCGCGTCACCCGGGAGATGCTGACTGCGCTCGCCCTCGATCCCGATGCCGACGGCAGCGCCGGTATCCGAACCTGCTACGGCAGCCGGGATTTCGCCGAGGGCGTTCGAGCCTTCCTCGACAAGAAGCCAGCGGTTTGGTCGGACGCCTGA
- a CDS encoding ABC transporter permease subunit: protein MSGLPLDAAVPEASRSRPGRRGRRDESLVPIISLATVLACLGLWAVATHVGWIKPLFLPPPEAVLTALGQAWNGELDGAPLGLHVRDSLLRVLGAFGLATLLGVPAGLAMGMSRIARGILDPLIEFYRPLPPLAYLPLMIIWLGIGELSKVLLIVLACFAPVALATRSGVLSASVDQINAARALGASRWQVLRYVVFPAAMPEILIGLRIGMGVGWTTLVAAEMVAAQAGLGQLVLNASNFLRTDVVVMGILLIGLFAALFEFGLRRLERALVPWKGKA, encoded by the coding sequence ATGAGCGGCCTTCCCCTCGACGCGGCGGTTCCCGAGGCGTCGCGCTCTCGCCCCGGGCGCCGTGGCCGCCGCGACGAGTCGCTGGTGCCGATCATCAGTCTGGCCACCGTGCTGGCCTGCCTCGGTCTCTGGGCGGTCGCGACCCATGTCGGCTGGATCAAACCGCTGTTCCTGCCGCCGCCGGAGGCGGTCCTGACGGCCCTCGGGCAGGCCTGGAACGGCGAACTCGACGGCGCCCCCCTCGGCCTTCACGTGCGCGACAGCCTCTTGCGCGTCCTCGGCGCCTTCGGGCTCGCAACGCTGCTGGGTGTCCCGGCCGGTTTGGCCATGGGCATGAGCCGGATCGCCCGCGGCATCCTCGACCCGCTGATCGAGTTCTACCGGCCGCTGCCGCCGTTGGCCTACCTGCCGCTGATGATCATCTGGTTGGGGATCGGCGAGTTGTCGAAGGTGCTGCTGATCGTCCTGGCCTGCTTCGCCCCGGTGGCCTTGGCGACCCGATCGGGCGTGCTCTCGGCCTCTGTCGACCAGATCAACGCGGCGCGCGCACTCGGGGCGAGCCGCTGGCAAGTGCTCCGCTACGTGGTGTTCCCGGCCGCGATGCCGGAGATCCTGATCGGCCTGCGGATCGGCATGGGCGTCGGCTGGACCACCCTGGTCGCCGCCGAGATGGTGGCGGCCCAGGCCGGGCTCGGCCAGCTCGTCCTCAACGCCTCGAACTTCCTGCGCACCGACGTGGTGGTGATGGGCATCCTGCTGATCGGCCTGTTCGCAGCCCTTTTCGAGTTCGGCCTGCGGCGGCTCGAACGCGCGCTGGTGCCCTGGAAGGGCAAGGCCTGA
- a CDS encoding MFS transporter, translating to MRRTFTTTRGRVFALLCLVYFITYVDRVNLSTLAPLMAADLHLNNVELGFALSSFGYTYALFQVLGGMTADRLGARRTLVLCGIVWTVGTLLTGFVGGLLSLVLARLLLGVGEGATFPAATTAMTRWVPTAERGYAQGVVHSCSRLANTVTPPLVVLMAAYFGWRGTFIALAAVSLCWIVVWALYFRDEPSDHPGCTPEELAELPAPRKSAGESSEPTPWAALLRRMLPTTLVYFCYNWTLWLYVTWLPSYFVKAQGLNIKESAFFAFGVFGAGVVGDAMGGIWADRIYRRTNDLARARRTVIVVSLLGSMVCLLPVLFVHELAVVALCLSGAFFFLELTVGPIWAIPMDVAPKHAGTASGIMNTGSAIAGIVSPLAFGVIAQLSGSYALPFVGSIALLLVGAVLAWRGLPRDEVTGSEATSSLSPTVAPGNAV from the coding sequence TTGCGCCGCACGTTCACGACGACCCGGGGGCGCGTTTTCGCGCTGCTGTGCCTGGTCTACTTCATCACTTACGTCGATCGGGTGAACCTCTCGACGTTGGCGCCGCTGATGGCGGCCGACCTACACCTGAACAACGTGGAGCTGGGCTTTGCCCTCTCTTCGTTCGGCTACACCTACGCGCTGTTCCAGGTCCTGGGCGGAATGACCGCCGACCGGCTCGGCGCGCGTCGGACCCTGGTCCTGTGCGGGATCGTGTGGACCGTCGGAACGCTGCTGACCGGGTTCGTCGGCGGCCTGCTCTCCCTCGTCCTCGCCCGCCTGCTTCTGGGCGTCGGTGAGGGCGCGACCTTCCCCGCCGCGACCACCGCGATGACACGCTGGGTTCCGACGGCTGAGCGCGGCTATGCGCAGGGTGTCGTCCATTCCTGCTCGCGGTTGGCCAACACCGTGACGCCGCCACTGGTCGTCCTCATGGCTGCCTATTTTGGTTGGCGGGGCACCTTCATCGCGCTCGCGGCGGTGAGCCTGTGCTGGATTGTCGTCTGGGCCCTGTACTTCCGAGATGAGCCGAGTGACCATCCGGGCTGCACGCCGGAGGAGCTGGCGGAGTTGCCGGCGCCGCGCAAGTCGGCCGGTGAATCGTCGGAACCCACCCCTTGGGCGGCCCTCCTGCGCCGCATGCTGCCGACGACGCTGGTGTACTTCTGCTATAATTGGACGCTGTGGCTCTACGTGACATGGCTGCCCAGCTACTTCGTCAAGGCGCAGGGCCTTAATATCAAGGAGTCTGCGTTCTTCGCCTTCGGTGTGTTCGGCGCCGGTGTCGTCGGCGACGCCATGGGCGGCATCTGGGCCGACCGCATCTATCGCCGTACCAACGACCTCGCGCGGGCGCGTCGCACGGTGATCGTCGTGAGCCTGCTCGGCTCGATGGTCTGCTTGCTCCCGGTGCTCTTCGTCCACGAACTCGCGGTCGTCGCACTCTGTCTGAGCGGCGCGTTCTTCTTCCTTGAATTGACGGTCGGCCCGATCTGGGCAATCCCGATGGACGTGGCGCCGAAGCATGCCGGCACCGCCAGCGGCATCATGAACACCGGGTCGGCAATCGCCGGCATCGTCTCGCCGCTGGCGTTCGGCGTGATCGCCCAGCTCTCGGGAAGCTATGCCCTGCCGTTCGTCGGCTCGATCGCCTTGCTGCTGGTCGGCGCGGTCCTGGCTTGGCGGGGCCTGCCGCGGGATGAGGTCACAGGGAGCGAGGCGACGTCCAGTCTGTCGCCGACGGTGGCGCCCGGGAACGCGGTTTAG
- a CDS encoding PLP-dependent aminotransferase family protein: MAVTDQALAWTQLFGDLDRSGLALHFQIRRAIVTAIERGLFTAQARLPSTRQLATLLGVARNTVVNAYQQLIDEGFLVAHERSGIFLAPDLAVSQATAAPGGRTIDWSERLALRPARLRQITKPRDWLDYPYPFLFGQFDPSLFPANDWRESVRAASGVSEINAWAGDLIDEDDPALVDQLRLQVLPRRGIFASADEVMVTIGSQQALSLLIQLLVGRNTPAGVEDPCYPDTRNMLTLATDDLATLAIDRQGVVPDATFASRRVAFVTVGHQCPTTAVMPLERRRALLEAARRHDVVLVEDDYEADLALADEIPALKSLDADGRVVYVGSFSKVLAPGLRVGYVVAPRAVIAELRVLRRLMLRHPPSNNQRATAMFVALGHYRTHLRRTASVLEERASRIAGLLPRLMPRFSWRRDPGATSFWMKGPAGLDARDLSLRARARGVLIEPGDIFFADPDAGRACFRLGFASIRTDRIEAGLTHLSELIGPAGAPLSQRMAEQV, translated from the coding sequence ATGGCTGTCACAGACCAAGCGCTCGCCTGGACGCAGCTGTTCGGAGACCTCGACCGCAGCGGCTTGGCGCTGCACTTTCAGATCCGCCGGGCAATCGTCACCGCCATCGAACGGGGCCTGTTCACCGCGCAGGCCCGACTACCGTCAACACGCCAGTTGGCGACGCTGCTCGGGGTTGCCCGGAACACGGTGGTGAACGCCTACCAGCAATTGATCGACGAGGGATTTCTGGTCGCCCACGAACGCAGCGGCATCTTCCTGGCACCGGACCTGGCCGTCTCCCAGGCAACCGCGGCCCCCGGCGGCCGGACCATCGATTGGTCGGAGCGCCTCGCGCTTCGGCCTGCGCGGCTACGACAGATCACCAAGCCCCGGGACTGGCTCGACTACCCCTATCCCTTCCTGTTCGGCCAGTTCGATCCGTCCCTGTTCCCGGCCAATGATTGGCGCGAGAGCGTGCGGGCCGCCTCCGGCGTGTCCGAGATCAACGCCTGGGCGGGCGACTTGATCGACGAGGACGACCCCGCCCTGGTCGATCAGCTGCGCCTGCAGGTACTGCCCCGGCGGGGCATCTTCGCGAGCGCGGACGAGGTGATGGTCACGATCGGCTCGCAACAGGCGCTTTCGCTGCTGATCCAGCTGCTGGTCGGCCGCAACACCCCGGCGGGCGTCGAGGACCCCTGTTATCCCGATACCCGCAACATGCTGACGCTGGCCACCGACGACCTGGCGACACTCGCCATCGACCGGCAGGGGGTCGTGCCGGATGCGACCTTCGCCAGCCGGCGCGTCGCCTTCGTCACCGTGGGCCATCAGTGCCCGACGACGGCGGTCATGCCGCTGGAGCGACGCCGCGCCCTCTTGGAGGCCGCGCGGCGCCACGACGTCGTCCTGGTGGAGGACGATTACGAGGCCGACCTCGCGCTGGCGGACGAGATCCCCGCGCTCAAGAGCCTCGATGCAGACGGGCGCGTTGTCTATGTCGGCAGCTTCTCGAAGGTGTTGGCCCCGGGCCTGCGCGTTGGCTACGTGGTGGCACCCCGGGCCGTGATCGCCGAGTTGCGCGTGCTGCGGCGGCTGATGCTGCGCCACCCGCCGTCGAACAATCAGCGCGCCACCGCGATGTTCGTGGCGCTCGGGCATTACCGCACGCACCTCCGCCGGACAGCCAGCGTGCTGGAGGAGCGCGCGTCGCGCATTGCCGGTTTGCTGCCCCGCCTCATGCCCCGGTTCAGCTGGCGGCGCGATCCGGGAGCCACAAGCTTCTGGATGAAGGGACCGGCAGGCCTCGATGCCCGGGATCTCAGTCTGCGCGCCCGTGCCCGCGGCGTCCTGATCGAGCCGGGCGACATCTTCTTCGCCGATCCGGATGCCGGCCGGGCTTGTTTCCGGCTGGGCTTCGCCTCGATCCGCACCGATCGGATCGAGGCGGGGCTCACCCACCTGTCGGAGCTGATCGGCCCGGCGGGCGCTCCGCTGTCACAGAGGATGGCCGAGCAGGTCTGA
- a CDS encoding aldehyde dehydrogenase family protein: MSNEPESLTRGRARLPGNARDLLASLAGRHLIGNALVGPVDGTCLTVLDPATGDALGQAPAAGPADVQAAVAAARAAGKAWARVPARERGRLVAEGGRRIAAASPDLAPLLAAETGKAIRTECRPEIATAADILAMFGGLATELKGETLPFSPDMLALTTREPLGVVAAILPWNVPLVLMALKIGPALVAGNTVVVKASEEAPFATIEAARLLAELLPPGVLNVICGTGAGCGAPLVRHPDVAKVTFTGSQAVGEAIYREAADKLIPVSLELGGKSPMLVFADADLDRAVAGAVAGMRFTRQGQSCTASSRIYVDADLHDPFVERLAAAVSNLRMGDPLDEATDIGTVINARQRAKIMDYIAQGEATPGAQAVRCGTLPEAAELAGGLFVEPVLFTGLTEDSPLMRDEIFGPVACIVPFSDEEAVLEAANAGDFGLAATVWTTDLRRALRVSHALDAGYVQVNQNLTIQPNLSYGGFKKSGLGKEASLEAMLEHFTRKKTIVVDMR; the protein is encoded by the coding sequence ATGTCGAACGAACCCGAGAGCCTGACGCGCGGCAGGGCGCGCCTTCCTGGGAACGCGCGCGACCTCCTGGCCTCGCTTGCGGGACGCCACCTGATCGGGAACGCGCTGGTGGGCCCGGTGGACGGCACATGCCTGACTGTTCTCGATCCGGCGACCGGCGACGCACTGGGGCAGGCGCCGGCGGCCGGCCCGGCGGATGTCCAGGCGGCGGTCGCGGCCGCCCGCGCCGCCGGAAAGGCCTGGGCGCGGGTGCCGGCGCGCGAGCGCGGGCGGCTGGTCGCCGAGGGCGGGCGCCGGATCGCGGCGGCGTCCCCGGACCTCGCCCCGCTCCTCGCCGCCGAGACCGGCAAGGCGATCCGCACCGAATGCCGACCCGAGATCGCCACCGCCGCCGACATCCTCGCGATGTTCGGCGGCCTCGCCACGGAACTCAAAGGCGAGACGCTGCCGTTCAGCCCGGACATGCTGGCGCTGACCACCCGGGAGCCCCTGGGCGTGGTGGCGGCGATCCTGCCCTGGAATGTGCCCCTCGTGCTGATGGCGCTCAAGATCGGCCCGGCCCTGGTGGCGGGCAACACCGTGGTGGTGAAGGCCTCCGAGGAGGCTCCCTTCGCGACGATCGAGGCCGCGCGCCTGCTGGCGGAGCTCCTGCCGCCCGGCGTCCTCAACGTGATCTGTGGCACCGGAGCCGGATGCGGGGCGCCGCTGGTCCGCCACCCCGACGTCGCCAAGGTCACCTTTACGGGCTCGCAGGCGGTGGGTGAGGCGATCTACCGGGAGGCCGCCGACAAGCTGATCCCGGTGAGCTTGGAGCTCGGCGGCAAGAGCCCGATGCTGGTCTTCGCCGACGCCGATCTCGACCGGGCCGTCGCGGGCGCAGTGGCCGGCATGCGCTTTACCCGCCAGGGTCAGAGCTGCACCGCGTCGAGCCGGATCTACGTCGATGCGGACCTGCACGACCCGTTCGTGGAGCGGCTGGCCGCTGCCGTCTCGAACCTCCGGATGGGCGACCCGCTCGACGAGGCGACCGATATCGGCACCGTCATCAACGCCCGGCAGCGTGCCAAGATCATGGACTACATCGCGCAGGGCGAGGCGACCCCGGGCGCGCAGGCCGTGCGTTGCGGAACCCTCCCCGAAGCGGCGGAGCTCGCCGGAGGCCTCTTCGTCGAGCCGGTCCTGTTCACCGGTCTTACCGAGGACAGCCCGCTCATGCGCGACGAGATCTTCGGGCCGGTCGCCTGCATCGTGCCGTTCTCCGACGAGGAGGCCGTTCTGGAGGCGGCGAATGCCGGGGATTTCGGCCTCGCCGCGACAGTGTGGACCACCGACCTGCGTCGTGCGCTGCGAGTGTCGCACGCGCTCGATGCAGGCTATGTCCAGGTCAATCAGAACCTGACGATCCAGCCGAACCTGAGTTACGGCGGGTTCAAGAAGTCCGGCCTCGGCAAGGAAGCCTCCCTCGAGGCGATGCTGGAGCATTTCACCCGCAAGAAGACAATCGTGGTCGACATGCGCTGA
- a CDS encoding EAL domain-containing protein, with translation MTPNHYLDVIRHGLLMIGRSGYVIGFNVPAKLLLTSLSVELTIELSAISLFRALSRGTALTRRAIFQSLRHALDLQTAVSFEVTGQDRTLQIELCPIADGGWIATLEDVSARKASEARADEMARLDPLTGLPNRLLLRERLAEALARLQRSGEACALLLIDLDRFKPVNDTLGHPVGDALLAKVADRLRSTVRPTDTVARIGGDEFVILQTDIREAGNTQALARRIVDLIGRTYMVDGHLLTIGASVGVALAPADGESADKLLKNADLALYRAKLDGRGTYRFFEPEMDARMQARRQLELDMRQALARREFQLHYQPQLQLDDDRLIGCEALIRWKHPERGSVSPLDFIPLAEEIGLIVPIGEWVIRQACRDATTWPAGMSVAVNVSPAQFKSDRLVETIISALASSGLSAKRLEVEITEGVLLQESEKTLQTLHRLRELGVRVSMDDFGTGYSSLSYLRSFPFDKIKIDRSFVKDLSSKPDGDAIIRAIAGLGKSLGMTTVAEGVETPEQMQRIRDEGCTDVQGYLISRPIPADDLLQFLANYRPHR, from the coding sequence ATGACGCCCAACCACTACCTCGACGTCATTCGACACGGCCTGCTCATGATCGGCCGGTCCGGATATGTCATCGGCTTCAACGTCCCAGCCAAGCTTCTCCTGACAAGCCTGAGCGTCGAACTGACAATCGAGCTGTCTGCGATTTCGTTGTTCCGCGCTTTATCTCGCGGGACCGCGTTGACGCGTCGCGCAATATTTCAGTCGCTGCGGCATGCGCTGGATCTTCAGACGGCGGTGTCTTTCGAGGTGACGGGCCAGGATCGTACGCTTCAGATCGAACTCTGTCCTATCGCGGATGGAGGCTGGATCGCAACGCTGGAGGATGTCAGCGCACGCAAGGCGAGCGAGGCGCGAGCCGACGAGATGGCGCGCCTCGATCCCCTCACTGGCTTGCCGAACCGCCTCCTCTTGCGTGAACGTCTGGCCGAGGCTCTGGCGCGCTTGCAGCGCAGCGGCGAGGCGTGCGCACTGCTTCTCATCGACCTCGATCGGTTCAAGCCGGTCAACGACACGCTCGGCCACCCGGTCGGCGACGCACTGCTCGCGAAGGTTGCCGATCGCCTGCGCTCCACCGTCAGGCCCACAGACACCGTGGCCCGCATCGGGGGCGACGAGTTCGTCATCCTGCAAACCGACATCCGTGAGGCCGGGAATACACAAGCGCTGGCCCGGCGCATCGTCGATCTGATCGGCCGCACCTACATGGTCGATGGCCACCTCCTGACGATCGGGGCCAGTGTTGGCGTAGCCCTCGCGCCCGCAGACGGGGAAAGTGCCGACAAGCTCTTGAAGAACGCCGACCTCGCTTTGTACAGGGCCAAGCTTGACGGGCGCGGGACATACCGCTTCTTCGAACCTGAAATGGATGCGCGCATGCAAGCGCGCCGTCAGCTCGAACTCGACATGCGTCAGGCGCTGGCCCGCCGCGAGTTTCAGCTGCACTACCAACCACAGTTACAGCTGGACGATGACAGGCTGATCGGCTGCGAAGCTCTGATCCGCTGGAAGCATCCCGAGCGTGGCTCGGTGTCGCCGCTCGATTTCATTCCGCTCGCCGAAGAAATCGGCCTGATCGTACCGATCGGCGAGTGGGTCATTCGTCAGGCCTGCCGCGATGCGACGACTTGGCCCGCAGGGATGTCCGTCGCGGTGAACGTGTCGCCGGCTCAGTTCAAGAGTGACCGTTTGGTCGAGACGATCATCTCGGCCCTTGCCAGTTCAGGTTTGTCAGCGAAGCGGCTGGAGGTGGAGATCACCGAGGGGGTGCTTCTGCAGGAGAGCGAGAAGACCTTGCAAACGCTGCATCGTCTGCGCGAACTCGGGGTCCGTGTCTCCATGGACGATTTCGGCACCGGCTACTCGTCCCTGAGTTACCTGCGCAGTTTCCCGTTCGATAAGATCAAGATCGACAGGTCGTTCGTGAAAGATCTGTCGAGCAAGCCCGACGGTGACGCGATCATTCGCGCGATCGCCGGCCTCGGCAAGAGCCTGGGCATGACCACGGTCGCCGAAGGCGTCGAGACGCCGGAGCAGATGCAGCGCATCCGCGACGAAGGCTGCACCGACGTTCAAGGCTACCTCATCAGCAGGCCGATACCCGCTGACGATCTGCTGCAGTTCCTTGCGAACTACCGTCCACACCGTTGA
- a CDS encoding GntR family transcriptional regulator produces MMQPTNLIRTNLHDMLVAGIREMVIAGVLRPGDKVPEQALCQRFGVSRTPLREALKVLASEGMLQLLPRRGAIVANVSPEEIDELFPVMAALEALAGELVCKHASDEDLARLGAIHDHMMRAHAAEDEPTYLQANRSFHETLVSAAGNATLTASYMQILTRTRAFRFVARKSPENWLAAVSDHHAIMDALKVRKAARLSRLLRRHVMGVTVKIARDAISEAAHENASIEVGELPKSA; encoded by the coding sequence ATGATGCAGCCGACGAACCTCATCCGGACCAACCTCCACGACATGCTCGTTGCCGGCATTCGCGAGATGGTGATCGCTGGCGTGCTGCGGCCCGGCGACAAGGTCCCGGAACAAGCGCTCTGCCAGCGGTTCGGGGTCTCGCGTACGCCGTTGCGAGAAGCGCTGAAGGTCCTGGCTTCGGAAGGCATGCTCCAGCTGCTGCCCCGGCGCGGCGCCATCGTGGCGAACGTCAGCCCGGAGGAGATCGACGAGCTGTTCCCCGTGATGGCGGCGCTTGAGGCGCTCGCGGGTGAATTGGTCTGCAAACATGCCAGCGATGAGGACCTGGCGCGCTTGGGCGCCATCCACGATCATATGATGCGCGCTCACGCCGCCGAGGACGAGCCGACATACCTGCAGGCGAACCGCAGCTTCCACGAGACCCTCGTGTCCGCGGCCGGAAACGCCACGCTGACAGCCAGCTACATGCAGATCCTGACGCGGACGCGGGCGTTCCGATTTGTGGCTCGCAAGAGCCCGGAGAACTGGCTCGCCGCGGTGAGCGATCACCACGCGATCATGGACGCTTTGAAGGTTCGCAAAGCCGCTCGCTTGTCCCGTCTTCTGCGACGGCACGTGATGGGTGTGACCGTAAAGATCGCCCGGGATGCCATTTCCGAAGCCGCTCACGAGAACGCCTCCATCGAAGTCGGCGAGCTGCCAAAATCCGCCTGA